A genomic region of Anopheles coustani chromosome 3, idAnoCousDA_361_x.2, whole genome shotgun sequence contains the following coding sequences:
- the LOC131261035 gene encoding uncharacterized protein LOC131261035, with product MSNDGEILEAFELAVKLVKQCNEIVLEGYRTASKRVDVKGKHWDLVTEYDQRVEDVLLAGIRARFPHHKFCAEESSAASGEKLTLGSEPTWIIDPIDGTVNFVRGIQFTCISIALAVDGQLVIGIISNPSNNELYTAIKGQGAFLNGAPIKARTTELLKDALVGHEFSIGSYQPIRAALFERGKRFIEKCLGLRAFGSAALSLAYIASGQIDAYSIQFLKPWDIAAGALLITEAGGTVTSITGGAYDIMKPDIIAACSDALATTLLKIIREVDLDLAEQKQT from the exons ATGAGCAACGATGGTGAAATACTGGAGGCCTTCGAGCTGGCAGTCAAATTAGTAAAGCAGTGCAACGAAATTGTACTGGAAGGCTATCGGACCGCCTCCAAGCGCGTCGACGTAAAAGGCAAACATTGGGATTTGGTGACCGAATACGACCAACGGGTGGAAGACGTTCTGCTAGCCGGCATAAGGGCCCGGTTTCCGCATCATAAGTTTTGTGCGGAGGAATCCTCGGCAGCATCCGGAGAAAAGTTGACACTCGGTTCGGAACCTACTTGGATCATCGATCCTATCGACGGTACGGTTAACTTCGTTCGGGGGATACAATTTACTTGCATCTCGATTGCGTTGGCTGTGGACGGTCAGCTTGTAATCGGTATCATCTCCAATCCTTCGAATAATGAGCTTTACACTGCCATTAAAGGCCAGGGAGCATTCCTTAATGGAGCACCAATAAAGGCCCGTACAACCGAACTG cTGAAAGACGCCCTGGTAGgtcatgaattttccattggCAGCTACCAACCTATACGGGCGGCTTTGTTCGAGCGCGGAAAACGATTCATTGAAAAATGCCTGGGACTAAGAGCATTTGGTTCGGCTGCTCTTTCATTGGCATATATTGCAAGCGGCCAAATCGATGCGTATAGTATTCAGTTCCTGAAACCCTGGGACATCGCAGCGGGTGCGTTGTTGATAACGGAAGCGGGAGGAACGGTAACCAGCATTACCGGTGGGGCGTACGATATTATGAAGCCGGATATTATTGCTGCGTGCAGCGACGCACTGGCTACTACATTGTTAAAGATTATAAGAGAGGTTGATCTTGATTTGGCTGAACAAAAGCAAACCTAG
- the LOC131263976 gene encoding peritrophin-1-like translates to MTARLKLAEGIGTLRECAEGLLFDAEQAVCDFADNVDCEIGVCPSNLNPTIPTFLPNPTDCSRYFICIGGVAQEAQCAPSLLFNPETRRCELEETVECIEGSIPSPTTCPPTGLHIIGNPANCVSYFVCLNGVQSDAPVNCAPGLIFDVTESLCNIPNENSRCADGSDPNPVPVPPLP, encoded by the exons ATGACGGCGAGACTGAAACTCGCCGAAG GTATAGGCACGTTGCGCGAGTGCGCAGAGGGGCTTCTGTTTGATGCCGAGCAAGCTGTCTGCGATTTTGCAGATAATGTCGATTGTGAGATTGGTGTATGCCCTTCCAACCTGAACCCGACTATACCAACATTTCTGCCAAACCCGACTGACTGCTCCAGGTACTTTATTTGTATCGGTGGAGTAGCTCAAGAGGCCCAGTGTGCCCCATCGCTGCTTTTCAATCCCGAAACACGACGATGTGAGTTGGAGGAAACCGTCGAATGT ATCGAAGGTTCGATTCCATCACCGACGACATGTCCGCCAACGGGACTCCACATCATCGGTAATCCCGCCAACTGTGTATCGTATTTCGTCTGCCTCAATGGGGTCCAGAGTGATGCGCCAGTAAATTGCGCACCGGGACTTATTTTCGATGTTACGGAATCGCTGTGCAATATTCCCAATGAGAATTCGCGTTGTGCTGATGGGTCCGATCCAAACCCCGTTCCAGTGCCACCGTTACCGTAA
- the LOC131272678 gene encoding SPRY domain-containing SOCS box protein 3 isoform X2, translating into MFIPKIHSEMACPTRYRLINPSTSKASDENGSVSFCNCEYPVGMRWRHTTKKAVKCKCGEDASSRLDWTWDAESTSETVVSGKKVIFHPVYSQGTSVVRGNEPLMRGRHHYWEIKILSTLSGTDIMFGIGTDKVDLRRHRFAFASVLGLDDQSWGYSYRGLAQHNGQLKYYGKKFSQGRIIGIYVDMHRGTLEFFLNRRSLGRAYTGIPREDGVKIFPMISSTSAKSSIKLINAASFEDSLRFSCMKVICKYPKLLEQVNGIPGLRQTVQELWFLQFKDPKRPGEFAQNNLHLADEAVLCGKKLKLLGDTTVTAEQSEINTEAEIYDNLLKKEDVGGETEKPSRGNGTSESNSDNDDLSVMISREFFCNH; encoded by the exons atgTTTATACCTAAG ATTCACTCCGAAATGGCCTGCCCTACACGCTATAGACTGATAAACCCCAGCACGTCCAAAGCCAGCGATGAGAACGGCTCCGTCTCGTTTTGTAACTGTGAATATCCTGTTGGGATGCGATGGAGacatacaacaaaaaaagcagtaaaatgtaaatgtgGAGAAGATGCCTCTTCGAGGCTGGACTGGACATGGGACGCAGAGTCCACGTCGGAAACCGTAGTATCGGGTAAGAAAGTAATATTCCACCCTGTCTACAGCCAAGGTACTTCGGTAGTACGGGGCAACGAACCGCTAATGCGAGGACGACACCATTATTGGGAAATTAAAATCCTATCAACGCTTTCCGGAACGGACATT ATGTTTGGCATCGGCACTGATAAGGTGGATCTACGACGACATCGATTTGCGTTCGCTAGCGTGCTCGGGCTAGACGATCAATCGTGGGGTTACTCCTACCGCGGTCTGGCGCAGCACAATGGTCAGCTGAAATATTACGGCAAGAAGTTCAGCCAAGGCCGCATCATCGGCATCTACGTAGATATGCATCGCGGCACGCTCGAGTTCTTCCTTAATCGGCGCTCCCTCGGCCGAGCCTACACGGGCATTCCTCGAGAGGACGGGGTCAAAATATTTCCTATGATTTCCTCCACGTCTGCTAAATCGTCCATCAAGCTGATAAATGCCGCGTCATTTGAAGACAGCTTACGGTTCAGCTGTATGAAGGTGATCTGCAAGTATCCGAAGCTTCTCGAACAGGTGAACGGGATACCCGGGTTACGGCAAACCGTGCAGGAGCTGTGGTTTTTGCAGTTCAAAGACCCGAAACGGCCTGGAGAGTTTGCACAAAATAACTTACATTTGGCCGATGAAGCGGTACTTTGCGGCAAGAAATTAAAGCTCCTTGGGGACACCACTGTAACCGCTGAACAATCAGAGATAAACACAGAGGCAGaaatttatgataatttaCTGAAAAAAGAGGACGTCGGTGGTGAAACAGAAAAGCCCTCACGTGGAAACGGTACCAGTGAATCGAATAGTGATAATGATGACCTGTCTGTGATGATTTCCAGAGAATTTTTCTGCAATCATTAG
- the LOC131263987 gene encoding peritrophin-1-like, which translates to MNQKAIVCSIILAVFVGHGTAQRNPCQGMAEGVFVNDFSSCEGYYLCQSEQPTPAQCPPGFYFNEAQQLCDFPQNVFCHVCNQQTGVQLFPHPTFCEQFITCSNGISFIGACNQGELFDAELQACKNEARVDCSRMRCPAIDNPNVVVFIPGIQSCDEYFLCQGGTPIQRFCSPGLHWNRLTERCDFPESANCP; encoded by the coding sequence ATGAACCAAAAAGCAATAGTTTGTTCCATAATCCTTGCTGTTTTTGTTGGACACGGAACAGCGCAACGTAATCCATGCCAGGGTATGGCCGAAGGTGTATTTGTTAACGATTTTTCGAGTTGCGAAGGATACTACCTCTGCCAGAGTGAGCAACCCACGCCGGCCCAATGTCCACCGGGATTCTACTTCAACGAGGCGCAGCAACTGTGTGATTTTCCACAAAACGTGTTCTGTCACGTTTGTAACCAACAAACTGGCGTGCAGCTGTTCCCGCACCCAACGTTTTGCGAGCAGTTCATCACCTGCTCGAATGGAATCTCGTTCATAGGTGCCTGCAATCAGGGCGAACTGTTCGATGCGGAATTGCAGGCGTGCAAGAACGAGGCGCGAGTCGATTGCAGCCGTATGCGTTGCCCAGCGATCGACAACCCCAACGTAGTGGTTTTCATCCCCGGTATCCAGTCCTGCGACGAATACTTCCTGTGTCAGGGTGGTACCCCAATTCAGCGATTCTGCTCTCCTGGATTGCACTGGAATCGGCTTACCGAGCGTTGTGACTTCCCAGAGTCTGCTAATTGCCCGTGA
- the LOC131271610 gene encoding acyl carrier protein, mitochondrial isoform X2, with protein sequence MASLVNSVRGLTCRNAPLLRCMVLRSVSSATVTRRDQCNQKFLTAAAGASNSALLSPFELKVWTWHRSFASKPNVDDIKQRVLKVVGAYDKVSSDKLSLESHFINDLGLDSLDHVEVIMAMEDEFGFEIPDGDAEKLFRPADIVQYIADKEDIYE encoded by the exons ATGGCATCGTTGGTGAACAGTGTTCGCGGTTTGACTTGCCGAAATGCGCCTCTGCTCCGTTGCATGGTTTTGCGTTCGGTATCGTCGGCCACGGTAACCCGGAGGGACCAATGTAATCAGAAGTTTCTGACAGCCGCTGCCGGAGCCTCGAACTCTGCGCTGCTGTCCCCGTTTGAG CTAAAAGTATGGACCTGGCATAGATCTTTCGCATCGAAGCCGAACGTAGATGATATTAAGCAGCGAGTGCTGAAAGTTGTTGGCGCATACGACAAAGTTTCCTCTGATAAG CTTTCTTTGGAATCGCACTTTATCAACGATCTTGGACTGGATTCGCTGGACCACGTTGAGGTGATAATGGCGATGGAGGATGAATTCG GCTTCGAAATTCCCGATGGAGACGCAGAAAAGCTATTTAGACCTGCCGATATCGTTCAGTACATCGCTGACAAGGAAGATATCTATGAATAA
- the LOC131272678 gene encoding SPRY domain-containing SOCS box protein 3 isoform X3 — MACPTRYRLINPSTSKASDENGSVSFCNCEYPVGMRWRHTTKKAVKCKCGEDASSRLDWTWDAESTSETVVSGKKVIFHPVYSQGTSVVRGNEPLMRGRHHYWEIKILSTLSGTDIMFGIGTDKVDLRRHRFAFASVLGLDDQSWGYSYRGLAQHNGQLKYYGKKFSQGRIIGIYVDMHRGTLEFFLNRRSLGRAYTGIPREDGVKIFPMISSTSAKSSIKLINAASFEDSLRFSCMKVICKYPKLLEQVNGIPGLRQTVQELWFLQFKDPKRPGEFAQNNLHLADEAVLCGKKLKLLGDTTVTAEQSEINTEAEIYDNLLKKEDVGGETEKPSRGNGTSESNSDNDDLSVMISREFFCNH, encoded by the exons ATGGCCTGCCCTACACGCTATAGACTGATAAACCCCAGCACGTCCAAAGCCAGCGATGAGAACGGCTCCGTCTCGTTTTGTAACTGTGAATATCCTGTTGGGATGCGATGGAGacatacaacaaaaaaagcagtaaaatgtaaatgtgGAGAAGATGCCTCTTCGAGGCTGGACTGGACATGGGACGCAGAGTCCACGTCGGAAACCGTAGTATCGGGTAAGAAAGTAATATTCCACCCTGTCTACAGCCAAGGTACTTCGGTAGTACGGGGCAACGAACCGCTAATGCGAGGACGACACCATTATTGGGAAATTAAAATCCTATCAACGCTTTCCGGAACGGACATT ATGTTTGGCATCGGCACTGATAAGGTGGATCTACGACGACATCGATTTGCGTTCGCTAGCGTGCTCGGGCTAGACGATCAATCGTGGGGTTACTCCTACCGCGGTCTGGCGCAGCACAATGGTCAGCTGAAATATTACGGCAAGAAGTTCAGCCAAGGCCGCATCATCGGCATCTACGTAGATATGCATCGCGGCACGCTCGAGTTCTTCCTTAATCGGCGCTCCCTCGGCCGAGCCTACACGGGCATTCCTCGAGAGGACGGGGTCAAAATATTTCCTATGATTTCCTCCACGTCTGCTAAATCGTCCATCAAGCTGATAAATGCCGCGTCATTTGAAGACAGCTTACGGTTCAGCTGTATGAAGGTGATCTGCAAGTATCCGAAGCTTCTCGAACAGGTGAACGGGATACCCGGGTTACGGCAAACCGTGCAGGAGCTGTGGTTTTTGCAGTTCAAAGACCCGAAACGGCCTGGAGAGTTTGCACAAAATAACTTACATTTGGCCGATGAAGCGGTACTTTGCGGCAAGAAATTAAAGCTCCTTGGGGACACCACTGTAACCGCTGAACAATCAGAGATAAACACAGAGGCAGaaatttatgataatttaCTGAAAAAAGAGGACGTCGGTGGTGAAACAGAAAAGCCCTCACGTGGAAACGGTACCAGTGAATCGAATAGTGATAATGATGACCTGTCTGTGATGATTTCCAGAGAATTTTTCTGCAATCATTAG
- the LOC131271610 gene encoding acyl carrier protein, mitochondrial isoform X1, translating into MASLVNSVRGLTCRNAPLLRCMVLRSVSSATVTRRDQCNQKFLTAAAGASNSALLSPFEQNGRWQLEIVRKYSAKEPLTLQLIKERVLLVLKLYDKVNPEKLSLESHFINDLGLDSLDHVEVIMAMEDEFGFEIPDGDAEKLFRPADIVQYIADKEDIYE; encoded by the exons ATGGCATCGTTGGTGAACAGTGTTCGCGGTTTGACTTGCCGAAATGCGCCTCTGCTCCGTTGCATGGTTTTGCGTTCGGTATCGTCGGCCACGGTAACCCGGAGGGACCAATGTAATCAGAAGTTTCTGACAGCCGCTGCCGGAGCCTCGAACTCTGCGCTGCTGTCCCCGTTTGAG CAAAACGGTCGATGGCAACTAGAGATAGTACGAAAGTACAGCGCCAAGGAACCGCTTACGCTTCAACTGATCAAAGAGCGTGTCCTGCTCGTACTAAAGCTGTACGACAAAGTAAACCCAGAAAAG CTTTCTTTGGAATCGCACTTTATCAACGATCTTGGACTGGATTCGCTGGACCACGTTGAGGTGATAATGGCGATGGAGGATGAATTCG GCTTCGAAATTCCCGATGGAGACGCAGAAAAGCTATTTAGACCTGCCGATATCGTTCAGTACATCGCTGACAAGGAAGATATCTATGAATAA
- the LOC131272687 gene encoding myb-like protein Q, with the protein MHFWIDKRSQACGFGRARVAASLSGGGGLGFGHPRRVPRKSMVTPIHRFQTVDCSRPHLYRTQQQQQQQQQQQQQQHQLQQQQQQQLHQQSTQSQANPSATSTHHTSAPSQHQHQNHHHHHHHQQQQLHHHPHHPQHGQSHAQQLSNSVLLQPPNQQQQQQQQQQVHHVQLHSSGHYNSHSNVLPAPTPYPQSSPNLPHSTSPNAHNYHVPVSMNHIYSAPIHPSGAEIDQSNTNLAGIGQHSPPHIGHDAQLLPAHLKCGMWASLALATVFVAGAKFYFDHQGTGLEVLIFCAFSATFFLAACTVSLWRRPRDQQISGNNVISETISNAEQSSLQNNPELISGNPSPLLNGSTGSGPIGGLATTGGLQQASLASIVAPPPPYHIAILLPETTKEAEEMPPPSYDKIVI; encoded by the exons ATGCATTTTTGGATTGATAAACGATCGCAAGCGTGTGGTTTCGGCAGAGCTCGTGTGGCAGCATCTTTATCCGGTGGAGGCGGTCTTGGCTTCGGTCATCCACGCCGAGTGCCCCGGAAATCAATGGTCACCCCAATTCATCGGTTTCAAACGGTCGACTGCAGCCGTCCGCACTTATACCGaacacaacagcaacaacaacagcagcagcagcaacagcaacaacagcatcaactccagcaacagcaacagcagcaactacATCAACAAAGCACACAATCTCAAGCAAATCCGTCTGCCACATCGACACATCACACGTCCGCACCAAGTCAACATCAGCATcagaatcatcatcatcaccatcatcatcagcaacagcagttaCATCATCATCCGCACCATCCACAGCACGGGCAGAGTCACGCCCAGCAACTCTCGAACTCGGTGCTTTTACAGCCACctaatcagcagcagcaacaacagcagcagcaacaggtaCATCACGTGCAATTGCATAGCAGTGGACACTACAATTCCCACAGCAATGTGCTGCCAGCACCAACGCCTTATCCGCAGTCCAGTCCTAATTTGCCGCACAGCACCTCTCCCAATGCCCACAACTACCACGTACCTGTGTCGATGAACCACATCTACAG tGCACCTATACATCCTTCCGGAGCTGAGATTGATCAGAGTAACACCAATTTAGCTGGTATCGGGCAGCATTCTCCACCGCATATCGGACACGACGCGCAGCTGCTTCCGGCGCACTTGAAATGCGGCATGTGGGCGTCCTTGGCCCTGGCTACAGTGTTTGTAGCCGGGGCAAAGTTTTACTTCGATCATCAG GGCACCGGCTTAGAAGTACTTATATTTTGCGCATTTTCGGCAACTTTCTTTCTTGCGGCATGCACCGTTTCGTTGTGGAGGCGCCCGCGTGATCAACAAATTTCTGGCAACAATGTGATATCGGAGACGATCTCCAATGCCGAGCAAAGCTCTCTGCAG AACAACCCTGAACTTATAAGCGGCAATCCGTCACCATTGCTGAACGGAAGTACCGGAAGTGGACCTATCGGAGGCTTAGCGACAACGGGAGGCCTTCAACAGGCTTCGCTTGCAAGTATTgtagcaccaccaccaccgtaccaTATTGCGATACTGCTACCGGAGACCACGAAAGAAGCGGAAGAAATGCCACCCCCTTCGTACGATAAAATAGTGATTTAA
- the LOC131272678 gene encoding SPRY domain-containing SOCS box protein 3 isoform X1, whose product MRHFATVESMPIHSEMACPTRYRLINPSTSKASDENGSVSFCNCEYPVGMRWRHTTKKAVKCKCGEDASSRLDWTWDAESTSETVVSGKKVIFHPVYSQGTSVVRGNEPLMRGRHHYWEIKILSTLSGTDIMFGIGTDKVDLRRHRFAFASVLGLDDQSWGYSYRGLAQHNGQLKYYGKKFSQGRIIGIYVDMHRGTLEFFLNRRSLGRAYTGIPREDGVKIFPMISSTSAKSSIKLINAASFEDSLRFSCMKVICKYPKLLEQVNGIPGLRQTVQELWFLQFKDPKRPGEFAQNNLHLADEAVLCGKKLKLLGDTTVTAEQSEINTEAEIYDNLLKKEDVGGETEKPSRGNGTSESNSDNDDLSVMISREFFCNH is encoded by the exons ATGCGTCACTTTGCTACTGTTGAATCAATGCCG ATTCACTCCGAAATGGCCTGCCCTACACGCTATAGACTGATAAACCCCAGCACGTCCAAAGCCAGCGATGAGAACGGCTCCGTCTCGTTTTGTAACTGTGAATATCCTGTTGGGATGCGATGGAGacatacaacaaaaaaagcagtaaaatgtaaatgtgGAGAAGATGCCTCTTCGAGGCTGGACTGGACATGGGACGCAGAGTCCACGTCGGAAACCGTAGTATCGGGTAAGAAAGTAATATTCCACCCTGTCTACAGCCAAGGTACTTCGGTAGTACGGGGCAACGAACCGCTAATGCGAGGACGACACCATTATTGGGAAATTAAAATCCTATCAACGCTTTCCGGAACGGACATT ATGTTTGGCATCGGCACTGATAAGGTGGATCTACGACGACATCGATTTGCGTTCGCTAGCGTGCTCGGGCTAGACGATCAATCGTGGGGTTACTCCTACCGCGGTCTGGCGCAGCACAATGGTCAGCTGAAATATTACGGCAAGAAGTTCAGCCAAGGCCGCATCATCGGCATCTACGTAGATATGCATCGCGGCACGCTCGAGTTCTTCCTTAATCGGCGCTCCCTCGGCCGAGCCTACACGGGCATTCCTCGAGAGGACGGGGTCAAAATATTTCCTATGATTTCCTCCACGTCTGCTAAATCGTCCATCAAGCTGATAAATGCCGCGTCATTTGAAGACAGCTTACGGTTCAGCTGTATGAAGGTGATCTGCAAGTATCCGAAGCTTCTCGAACAGGTGAACGGGATACCCGGGTTACGGCAAACCGTGCAGGAGCTGTGGTTTTTGCAGTTCAAAGACCCGAAACGGCCTGGAGAGTTTGCACAAAATAACTTACATTTGGCCGATGAAGCGGTACTTTGCGGCAAGAAATTAAAGCTCCTTGGGGACACCACTGTAACCGCTGAACAATCAGAGATAAACACAGAGGCAGaaatttatgataatttaCTGAAAAAAGAGGACGTCGGTGGTGAAACAGAAAAGCCCTCACGTGGAAACGGTACCAGTGAATCGAATAGTGATAATGATGACCTGTCTGTGATGATTTCCAGAGAATTTTTCTGCAATCATTAG
- the LOC131263967 gene encoding probable chitinase 10, which produces MAESQRRSVLCSLIMLVTFAMSGQSCPQLRECFPDRIVPLDCKSNSGFDWVMEASTSDCSMYLNCFNGIGVQSCCPVGLYFNPDLMKCDEPENVECDIVPPPCPEDTTTSIPEGDTTTEGGTTPDTEETDTTSEDPTTTAPDETTTEAAENTTIDEGSELDALCSDAATEAYVVLPYPEDCNMYVECQNRELISVENCPAGLHFNPTKSVCDSPDHAECLDYVCQDNPEGKLLELSSVNDCRLHFLCVGNTTIVRLCAPGTVFDGENGWCIPDDAENPCQRVRPPAPPTSVIDQCRADSELKKIPHPQLCDVYYRCLNGRLFVRQCPPGLLFDNDRAQCNLAENVSCVEQENELAQ; this is translated from the exons ATGGCCGAAAGTCAGCGTCGTTCGGTCCTTTGCTCCTTGATCATGCTAGTGACATTTGCAATGAGTGGTCAATCATGTCCACAGCTGAGAGAATGTTTTCCAGATAGAATCGTGCCATTGGACTGTAAAAGTAATTCCGGTTTCGACTGGGTCATGGAAGCAAGTACTTCCGACTGTAGTATGTACCTAAACTGTTTCAATGGAATCGGAGTGCAGAGTTGTTGCCCGGTTGGACTATATTTCAATCCGGACCTAATGAAATGCGATGAACCTGAGAATGTGGAATGTGACATCGTACCGCCACCGTGTCCCGAGGACACAACAACGAGCATCCCTGAAGGAGACACTACCACTGAAGGAGGTACAACGCCAGATACGGAAGAAACAGACACTACCTCGGAAGATCCAACCACAACAGCACCAGATGAAACAACTACCGAAGCTGCAGAAAACACAACCATTGATGAGGGTTCAGAGCTAGATGCCCTATGTAGTGATGCTGCTACCGAAGCGTACGTAGTACTGCCATACCCGGAGGATTGCAACATGTACGTAGAGTGCCAGAACCGAGAGCTGATCTCTGTGGAAAATTGTCCCGCCGGGCTGCACTTTAATCCTACCAAGTCTGTTTGTGATTCTCCTGATCACGCCGAGTGTTTGGATTACGTTTGTCAAGACAATCCTGAGGGAAAATTGTTGGAATTGTCCAGCGTGAACGACTGTCGGCT CCACTTTTTGTGCGTGGGTAATACAACAATCGTACGTCTCTGTGCGCCAGGCACGGTGTTTGACGGCGAGAATGGCTGGTGTATTCCAGACGATGCGGAAAATCCTTGTCAG CGTGTACGACCACCAGCACCGCCAACATCAGTGATAGACCAATGTCGAGCCGATAGCGAGCTCAAGAAAATACCTCACCCACAATTATGTGACGTATATTATCGATGCCTCAATGGACGACTATTTGTGCGACAATGTCCACCCGGATTATTGTTTGACAATGATCGCGCACAGTGCAATCTGGCAGAGAATGTTTCCTGTGTGGAGCAGGAGAATGAACTAGCTCAAtga